The sequence AACGGTCACTCGCCGGCAGAGGCGCTGCGCAGGACGGTAGAACTGGCGCGCGAGACCGATGCCATGGGGTTCCAGCGCTATTGGCTCGCCGAGCATCACAGCACACGTGCACTGGCGGACCCCTGCCCCGAAATCCTGCTCACTGCGGTGGCATCGGCGACCACGAGGATCCGCGTGGGAACGGGCGGAGTCCTGCTTCCCTACTACAGTCCGTTGAAGGTCGCCGAAGTGTTTCGAATGCTTGAGGCCCTCTTTCCGGGCAGAGTGGATCTGGGCATCGGCCGTGCCCCGGGGTCGGATGGCCTCACAGCCAGAGCACTTTCGGGCGGCGCTTTCTACGACTTCGACCAGTTTCCCGCTCATGTTCAGGAAACGGTTTCGTTTCTTGACGATGCCTTGCCGCCCGATCATCCCTATGCTCGGGTCAAGGCCATGCCTTCGGGAGAAGGAGCACCGGAAGTGTGGCTGCTGGGATCGTCGGATTACAGCGCGACGCTTGCCGCCTATCTGGGGCTGCGATTTTCCTTCGCGCACTTCATCAATGCATTCGGCGGCGAGGAAGTGACGAAAGCGTATCGCAACGGATTCCGGCCATCACGCCGCGAAAGGACGGCACGGTCCATGGTGGCCGTGTTCGCCATCTGCGGCGCAACCGATCGCGAAGCCGAACGGTTGGCATCCTCCATCGACCTGCGGCGCTTGCAGATGGCCCGCGGTCTGGACGAACCCGTCGCCACGATGGAAGAAGCGCTCGCGCGCACCTACACGGCCGAGGAAGAGGCCATCATTCATCGCGAGCGTCCACGAGCGATCATAGGGACCGCCGATCGCGTTCTCGACCGCATTCGCGAAGTCGCACTGGCGTTCGATGCCGACGAAGTGATGGTCCTGACGATCACGGGCGACTACGCGTCACGCCTGTAATCCTACGAACGTCTGGCCTGCGCCGCAGACCTCCGAGACCGGGACGGAAAGCCACTCGTACATCGGCATCGCGGGCCTTGAAGATCTGATCGGCCCGCGCCGCCACGAGGACACGGTCCCTGACGCCTTCGGCAGTCGCCTTGGCATCCAGTTCCATCGGCAGAAGCCCTTCTCCGCACGTCGCTTGGACTTGCGTCAGAAGCGCAGACCGGCCTTGAGGCCGAACGACGTGGCTTCTCCCGTGCGATCGACCTCGAAGGCAAGATTCATGAGCAGCACGTTGAAATTGAGTCCGGCAAACACCTTGTTGAGCCCGAACGACTCCTCTGCAAGACCGGCCACTCCGTTGGGCGTGCTCTTCACCCATACCCTGCCAATACCGCCGTAGGGCGTGAAATTCAACAGGCCCTTCGAGATCGACAAGTCCAGACCCTTGGTGTCCAGGTCGACCTGATCGACTCCGTTGAGCCGGGTATAGCTTCCCCGGACGGCGACCGCGGGCAGAGCGACATTGCCGGAAACGATGGCGTATCGCAGTTCACCGCCGTAGAAACGGATATTGGTGCCGGGAACCATCCCGCCCATCACCCCGACGTCGAAGTCGAGCGGGAGGCCTTTGTGTACCCGGATGGTCGGAACAGGGAGGTAACTGGGAATGTCTCCGCTCGATGTGGCCCGGTCGAACACGTCGACGTTCTTGAGCCTGGTGGCCGTCACCGCGATTCCGATGTCGAATCCGGTGATTCCCAGGGGTTCGGCCGGTGTCAGCGGCTTGTACGAAAGCGCAGCCCCCAGATCTTCGGACAACGCACGGAACTGAGTCTGATTGAGGAGGTTCAGGGCATCGAGATCGGCGGCTTGCGCGTGGGCGCAGACCAACCCGAGGGCCACCAGCATCGTATTGAGCAGTTTCATGTCGGTGTCTCCACTTGCAAAGGAAGATCTCAGCTAGAGGCAGTGTAGCGGGAAGCAACCACCGGCTTGGATCGCCGGCTTGCGCACCGCCAGGACAGGTCGGTGACGACACTCAGACGTCATGCCAGGAGGTGATCATGCCACGGAGATGCCCAGATCGGCGATTGCCCGCCAGCAACCCACGTACCATCGATTCGGTCCGTCATCTCCCCTGCATCCCTGCGGGTTGCCATGCCGTGTCCACGATCGTCACGCGTCATCCGAGACTCGGGGGACGAGACGATAGTCGTCTCCATGACCGACCGCGAAGTCGTTACCGGCCCGGTCCTCACCACGCACGAGCCAGATCGGGCGCCGACTGAAGCTGAAGCTGACGCCCGCCTGGTCCTGCATGCGGTCGACACTCCGGTCGAACAACGACGTGGCCGGCATGAATCGAACCACGAATCCAGCCCGCCTGCGAACGGAACGATTGGCATTCGAGCCATGCACCAGATAGACGTCGTGAAGAGAGAATCCCCCGGCCGGCAGGACGTCGTCCATGACGGCGGCCCCATCTATCGAACCGGGGTCGACCTCCTGATTGAGCACGATGTCGGTTCCGGACCTGATTCGGTGCGGGAGAAGTCCACGGTTGCGGTGTGATCCGGCGATGTATCGCATGCAACCATTCTCGGGCGAGACGTCGTCCAGTGCGATCCAGACGGAGCAGGTGGCAAGCGGCCTGATGGGCCAATATTGACCGTCCTGATGCCACGGCACTTCCCGGCCGGTCAGAGCGGGCTTGCAGAACACCTGGCTGCCCCACAGTATGACGTCGGGGCCTATGAGTTGGGTGACCAGATCGAGCATCCCCGGGTCCGTCGCGAACTCGAACCACTTTCCTGCCGCCGCCGCATCGTGTCGAGGGCCATTGGGAATGTGCGGGCAGACCAGACTCTCAGGCGCGACGTCCGCGTTGTCGCGGAGCAACCGTTCGAGGCATTCGCGCATGCTCTCCAATCGCGCCGGGGAGATCCGGAAAGGAGACACGACCAGTCCGTCGGCGTGATAGCGAGCGGTCTCTTCGTCACTGAACTTCCAGGCGGGCTCCGAGAACCGTTCCGCGGGCGACACGTTCGCTGGGTACATTGCCGTCGTTCCTCCTTGCGTGAGATTCTAACGATCTGGTCGACAGGCGGAATAGAGATGGTTCGCCGCCACGTCCCGGCAGGTCCGACCGAGGGACGCCTGACCCCTTCTGCCGCGGGGACCTCCACACCGGGCACCGTGGTGCGGCCGACTCTGCCGGCTGGAGCCTTGGGCGTTTTCGCACATCCTGCCCCGATGCGCGCCTCGCGGCCGCGCGTGAGGCCCCACCGGGTCGATCGATCAGACCGGTTTCCTTTGTTTCGAGTCCCTCCGGAGAGGTACCGCCATGCCCCGTCTGAGAATGGTTGTCGCCAACAAGAACTACTCGTCCTGGTCCATGCGCCCGTGGGTACTGCTGCGGCAGGCAGGAATCCCGTTCGAGGAAGTCCCTCTATGGTTCGGTCAGGATGGACACGTGGAGGGCATCGAGCGGTGGTCTCCCACGGGCAAGGTCCCGGTTCTATGGATCGACGAGGAGCCGGTATGGGACTCGCTGGCCATCTGCGAAGCGGTCGCCGAACTGTATCCGGACCGCGCGTTGTGGCCGGCCGATCCTGTCGCACGCCGGTACGCGCGCAGCATGTGCGCAGAAATGCACTCCGGATCTCAGGAACTGCGGCGCAACATGCCCATGAATCTTCGCAGCCGTCTGCCGGGACTGGGGCGCACACCCGGTTCGGAACGGGACATCGCTCGCGTCGTGTCGCTTTGGGAATCATGCAGGTCGCGATTCGGAATCGATGGCTCTCTGCTGTTCGGACACTTCACCTGCGCGGACGCCATGTTTGCGCCGGTGGCGACCCGGTTTAGAACCTACGAGGTGTCTCTTCCCTCCGTTGCAGAGGACTATTGCACCTCTCTGCTTGCCCTTCCCGGAGTGCAAGCATGGTGCGATGCCGGACGGCAGGAGACCCAATTCGTCAGTGCCGACGAGCCCTATGCCGCCAAGCCGAATGCCGCGCACGATGGATGACGCATCGAGGCACGGGGCTGTTCGTCTCCCGCGATGGCAGTCCGCGTCGTCACGGACAGTGAAGGCTATTCCAGTTCCTGCTTCATCTCGAAGGCAGGGGTGTCGGAGCGGCCCGTACCCACGATCTTTGCGGGGACGCCGGCGGCCGTCGTGTGAGGAGGCACAGGCGTCAGCACGACACTGCCCGCGGCCACCTTGGAACCTTCCCCGACCTCGATGTTGCCCAGGACTTTCGCGCCCGCCCCGATCATCACGCCTCGCCGGATCTTCGGATGCCGGTCGCCACTTTCCTTGCCGGTCCCGCCCAAGGTCACGTTCTGCAGAATGGACACGTCGTCTTCCACTACGCTGGTCTCGCCGATGACCAGCCCGATGCCGTGATCGACGAACACCCCCCGGCCTATCCTGGCCGCGGGATGGATGTCGATCGCCAGCGAATCGGCGACACGGCTCTGCAGGAATCGCGCGACTCCTCGTCGGTCTTCCGACCACAGAGCATGTGCCACCCGATGCGCCTGCAATCCCTTGAAGCCCTTGTAGTACAGAAAAGGCACGAGAACGCACTCCGATGCCGGATCGCGCGCATTGACGGCGTGCAGATCGTCAAGGCTTGCCGCAACGATGTCCGGGTGGCGTTCGACAGTCTGTCCGATGAGATCCACCATGCCGGCAAGACTGAACACCTGGTTCGACAGAGTGGCGGCGATCAGATACGACAGCGCTTCCGCGTAGCCCCGGTGTCGCAGGACGAAGTCGTACAGATGGCCTGACAGGATCGGCTCCCGTTCGACCTGTTCGATTGCAAGTCGCTTGAGTTCCGACCACAGATCGGCTTCGATGGGTTTCATGGGGAGTCTCCCGGACGTGCCCGGCGCCGGACATCGGCCAACGTTCAGTGCCCGTCTCGGATCAGCGATTGATTTCCAAGGGTCCCATTTTACGGCGTGACGAGGGAAGGCGAAGGAAGTGCAAGGCAAGAAAAACACGGCGCATCGACTTTCGTCGATGCGCCGCGGGGTCTCCGCCGCAAGGGCGGAACGGGCGGGTCCTGGCCAGGCCAGTCCGGATGCGCCGCGATGGCGGTTCATCCGATGTTGCGAGAGCACCGGACACCCGGGACTCTCTCGTTCGATCGGCGAGCCGTGCCGGCTCGCCGCGTGACGCGCGATCAGCTCGCGAGGGCATTCATGTCCGCGGCAACGCGGGCTGACTCCTCGTCGAACAGACATTCGAGCGTGGCATGAGTCCCCCGCATTTCCTCGACCTCTGCGCGCAGCGCCGCAAACGTCTGGGCACTCTCTTCCGGGAGGTCCGGTTCCCGAGTCATTTCGCGAAGCGCTGCGATCTGCTGAGCGAGTGTGATGAGCTTCGCGCGATGACTCGGTGAGCCCACCGCGTGCAACCGGAGCGGCGGACGGTCCTTCAGAAAGCCGCTGGATTCATCCGTGAGTTCGACGACCGTATCGGCCACGAGCGGTCCGAACTGCCGCCGAAGATCCATGTACCTCAGCTGGGTATCGGCCAAGGTGTCTTGCAGGACGGCGGCAACGAGTGTCACGTCGTCCGTGATCCCCGCCTCGTTGCACAGGATGTGCACCAGTGCTATCGCGTGCTCGAGCGAACCCGCTGAACCGTCCTTCCGCCGCCGCCGGGCATCG comes from Betaproteobacteria bacterium and encodes:
- a CDS encoding LLM class flavin-dependent oxidoreductase, whose amino-acid sequence is MTLKLSVLDQSPVINGHSPAEALRRTVELARETDAMGFQRYWLAEHHSTRALADPCPEILLTAVASATTRIRVGTGGVLLPYYSPLKVAEVFRMLEALFPGRVDLGIGRAPGSDGLTARALSGGAFYDFDQFPAHVQETVSFLDDALPPDHPYARVKAMPSGEGAPEVWLLGSSDYSATLAAYLGLRFSFAHFINAFGGEEVTKAYRNGFRPSRRERTARSMVAVFAICGATDREAERLASSIDLRRLQMARGLDEPVATMEEALARTYTAEEEAIIHRERPRAIIGTADRVLDRIREVALAFDADEVMVLTITGDYASRL
- a CDS encoding phytanoyl-CoA dioxygenase family protein codes for the protein MYPANVSPAERFSEPAWKFSDEETARYHADGLVVSPFRISPARLESMRECLERLLRDNADVAPESLVCPHIPNGPRHDAAAAGKWFEFATDPGMLDLVTQLIGPDVILWGSQVFCKPALTGREVPWHQDGQYWPIRPLATCSVWIALDDVSPENGCMRYIAGSHRNRGLLPHRIRSGTDIVLNQEVDPGSIDGAAVMDDVLPAGGFSLHDVYLVHGSNANRSVRRRAGFVVRFMPATSLFDRSVDRMQDQAGVSFSFSRRPIWLVRGEDRAGNDFAVGHGDDYRLVPRVSDDA
- a CDS encoding glutathione S-transferase family protein; translated protein: MRMVVANKNYSSWSMRPWVLLRQAGIPFEEVPLWFGQDGHVEGIERWSPTGKVPVLWIDEEPVWDSLAICEAVAELYPDRALWPADPVARRYARSMCAEMHSGSQELRRNMPMNLRSRLPGLGRTPGSERDIARVVSLWESCRSRFGIDGSLLFGHFTCADAMFAPVATRFRTYEVSLPSVAEDYCTSLLALPGVQAWCDAGRQETQFVSADEPYAAKPNAAHDG
- the cysE gene encoding serine O-acetyltransferase, translated to MKPIEADLWSELKRLAIEQVEREPILSGHLYDFVLRHRGYAEALSYLIAATLSNQVFSLAGMVDLIGQTVERHPDIVAASLDDLHAVNARDPASECVLVPFLYYKGFKGLQAHRVAHALWSEDRRGVARFLQSRVADSLAIDIHPAARIGRGVFVDHGIGLVIGETSVVEDDVSILQNVTLGGTGKESGDRHPKIRRGVMIGAGAKVLGNIEVGEGSKVAAGSVVLTPVPPHTTAAGVPAKIVGTGRSDTPAFEMKQELE
- a CDS encoding HD domain-containing protein, producing MLQRIAVEPGHRGPTVAITTRRVQPFRQQPYALLIEAFATASERRRDARRRRKDGSAGSLEHAIALVHILCNEAGITDDVTLVAAVLQDTLADTQLRYMDLRRQFGPLVADTVVELTDESSGFLKDRPPLRLHAVGSPSHRAKLITLAQQIAALREMTREPDLPEESAQTFAALRAEVEEMRGTHATLECLFDEESARVAADMNALAS